In one window of Fictibacillus phosphorivorans DNA:
- the pruA gene encoding L-glutamate gamma-semialdehyde dehydrogenase, which translates to MTREYRHEPFMDFSVPANKEAYEAGLKVINSKLGTEFPLVIGSEKITTDEKIVSINPANKEEVIGSVSKATQDHAEQAMQAALTAFESWKKWDPEHRANILFRAAAIIRRRKYEFSAMLTKEAGKPWKEADADTAEAIDFLEYYARQAIKLKAGQPVVSRDGEINKFSYIPLGVGIVISPFNFPFAIMAGTAAAAFVTGNTVLLKPANSTPIIAAMFVQVMEEAGLPAGVLNFVPGSGAEIGDYLVDHPKTRFVSFTGSREVGCRIYERAAKVHPGQIWLKRVIAEMGGKDTVVVDRDADLELAASSIVYSAFGFSGQKCSAGSRAVIHQDVYDEVLEKAVALTKTLTMGNPEEVGTYMGPVIDQASFNKIMKYIEIGKEEGRLMTGGEGDDSKGYFIQPTIFADVDEKARLMQEEIFGPVVAVCKARDFDHMMEIANNTEYGLTGALLSNNREHIERAREEFHVGNFYINRGCTGAIVGYQPFGGFNMSGTDSKAGGPDYLTLHMQAKTTSETL; encoded by the coding sequence ATGACACGTGAATACCGTCATGAACCATTTATGGATTTTTCAGTTCCTGCAAACAAGGAAGCTTACGAAGCAGGGTTAAAAGTAATTAACTCAAAGCTTGGTACTGAGTTTCCGCTTGTTATCGGCAGTGAAAAGATCACGACAGACGAAAAGATTGTTTCTATAAATCCAGCCAACAAAGAAGAAGTGATTGGATCTGTTTCCAAAGCGACTCAAGATCACGCTGAGCAAGCGATGCAAGCTGCATTAACAGCTTTTGAATCTTGGAAAAAGTGGGATCCTGAACACCGCGCGAACATCTTGTTCCGTGCAGCAGCGATCATCCGCCGCCGTAAATATGAATTCTCCGCTATGCTTACAAAAGAAGCAGGTAAGCCATGGAAAGAAGCTGACGCTGATACAGCTGAAGCGATCGACTTTTTAGAATACTATGCACGCCAAGCGATCAAGCTTAAAGCTGGACAACCAGTTGTAAGCCGTGACGGCGAAATTAATAAATTTAGCTATATCCCACTTGGAGTAGGTATCGTTATCTCTCCATTCAACTTCCCATTTGCGATCATGGCAGGGACTGCAGCAGCGGCGTTCGTTACAGGTAACACAGTATTGTTGAAGCCTGCGAACTCAACGCCAATTATTGCAGCAATGTTCGTACAAGTGATGGAAGAAGCAGGACTTCCTGCAGGCGTACTTAACTTTGTTCCTGGTAGCGGTGCTGAGATCGGTGACTACTTAGTAGACCACCCGAAAACTCGCTTCGTATCGTTCACGGGTTCTCGTGAAGTTGGTTGCCGTATCTATGAGCGCGCAGCAAAAGTACACCCTGGCCAAATCTGGCTGAAGCGTGTAATCGCTGAAATGGGGGGAAAAGACACAGTGGTTGTTGACCGTGATGCTGATCTTGAATTAGCAGCTAGCTCAATCGTTTACTCTGCGTTCGGATTCTCTGGACAAAAATGTTCTGCAGGATCTCGTGCGGTTATCCACCAAGACGTTTACGACGAAGTTTTAGAAAAAGCAGTAGCGCTTACTAAAACATTAACGATGGGTAATCCAGAAGAAGTTGGCACATACATGGGGCCAGTAATCGATCAAGCTTCTTTCAACAAGATTATGAAATACATCGAGATCGGAAAAGAAGAAGGCCGTCTGATGACTGGTGGAGAAGGCGACGACTCTAAAGGTTACTTCATCCAGCCTACAATCTTTGCTGATGTAGATGAAAAAGCTCGTCTGATGCAAGAAGAAATCTTCGGACCAGTTGTAGCGGTATGTAAAGCGCGTGACTTCGATCACATGATGGAAATCGCAAACAACACAGAGTATGGTCTAACAGGTGCGCTTCTTTCTAACAACCGTGAGCACATCGAGCGCGCACGTGAAGAGTTCCACGTAGGTAACTTCTACATCAACCGTGGATGTACAGGCGCAATCGTTGGATACCAGCCGTTCGGCGGATTCAACATGTCTGGAACTGACTCAAAAGCGGGTGGCCCAGACTACCTAACACTTCACATGCAAGCAAAAACAACTTCAGAAACACTTTAA
- a CDS encoding DUF3905 domain-containing protein has translation MSKDKEPKKSVPEVELDETLPHQISSPDFKGTGMKMEAPFVNEHGVVIGDSFYDSENSPLNNWSTDTDPEVMAGEEWVHPTNDIGWNTNMNRDLIEKKAPPKEAMLRHPTKDSSYGKD, from the coding sequence ATGTCAAAAGATAAAGAGCCAAAGAAGAGTGTTCCTGAAGTCGAACTAGATGAAACCTTACCTCATCAGATTAGTTCTCCTGATTTTAAAGGCACAGGAATGAAGATGGAAGCGCCGTTTGTAAACGAGCATGGTGTCGTAATCGGAGATAGCTTCTACGATTCAGAGAATTCGCCACTGAACAACTGGAGTACAGACACAGATCCAGAAGTGATGGCAGGTGAAGAGTGGGTGCATCCGACCAATGATATCGGCTGGAACACGAACATGAACCGCGACCTCATTGAAAAGAAAGCACCGCCAAAAGAAGCTATGCTTCGGCATCCAACGAAAGACTCGAGCTACGGAAAAGACTAA
- a CDS encoding YciI family protein, whose translation MAYFAAILHMEKPELNQEFRQAHLDYLAELVAQDKVHLKGPFLDGAGGMVVYKAESLDEAKQLAEEDPYVKEGVRRLELHEWGI comes from the coding sequence ATGGCATATTTCGCAGCAATTTTACATATGGAAAAACCAGAGCTCAATCAAGAATTCCGTCAGGCTCACTTAGATTACTTAGCAGAGCTTGTTGCACAGGATAAAGTTCATTTGAAAGGACCATTCTTGGACGGAGCAGGCGGTATGGTCGTTTACAAAGCGGAGTCACTAGACGAGGCTAAACAATTAGCAGAAGAAGATCCTTACGTAAAAGAAGGCGTGCGCCGCTTAGAACTTCATGAGTGGGGGATCTAA
- the gatC gene encoding Asp-tRNA(Asn)/Glu-tRNA(Gln) amidotransferase subunit GatC: MSRISKDQVKHVAHLARLAVTEEEAELLTEQLDKIIGFAEELNELDTDNVEPTTHVLELKNILRKDEVRNSVSVDEAMKNAPSERDGQFKVPNILE, encoded by the coding sequence TTGTCTCGAATTTCAAAAGATCAAGTGAAACACGTGGCGCATTTAGCCAGGTTAGCGGTTACGGAGGAAGAAGCCGAATTGCTGACTGAACAATTAGATAAGATCATCGGGTTTGCTGAAGAACTGAATGAACTCGACACAGATAACGTGGAGCCGACTACGCACGTTCTGGAGCTGAAGAATATCCTTCGCAAAGATGAAGTTAGGAATTCTGTATCAGTGGATGAGGCGATGAAAAATGCGCCTTCAGAAAGAGATGGCCAGTTTAAAGTTCCGAACATTTTGGAGTAG
- the gatA gene encoding Asp-tRNA(Asn)/Glu-tRNA(Gln) amidotransferase subunit GatA, whose translation MSILDKKISELHQLLHTKELSVADIVDATFDRIHQVDGKVKAFLTLNEEYSRIKAKQLDEKLVSGADRGLLFGMPIGIKDNIVTKGIRTTCASRILENFEPIYDATVVERLNQADTITIGKLNMDEFAMGSSNENSGFHPTHNPWDLSCVPGGSSGASAASVSAGEVLFSLGSDTGGSIRQPAAFCGVVGLKPTYGLVSRYGLVAFASSLDQIGPVTRNVEDNAYLLQAIAGNDPMDSTSAKVDIPDYLASFTGDVKGLKIAVPKEYLGEGVEPGVKERVMEALKVLEGLGATWEEVSLPHSRYALATYYLLSSSEASANLSRFDGVRYGLRSDNSENLIEMYKQSRSEGFGEEVKRRIMLGTFALSSGYYDAYYKKAQKVRTLIKEDFTNIFEKYDVIIGPTTPSASFKCGSMTKDPLTMYMNDILTIPVNLAGVPAISVPCGFSDGLPIGLQIIGKHFDESTIYRVAHAFEQATDHHTEKPKL comes from the coding sequence ATGTCGATTTTAGATAAAAAGATCTCAGAACTTCATCAGTTATTACATACAAAAGAATTGAGTGTAGCTGACATTGTGGATGCGACGTTTGACCGCATTCATCAAGTAGATGGTAAAGTAAAAGCGTTTTTAACACTTAATGAAGAATACAGCCGAATCAAGGCTAAACAATTAGATGAAAAGCTCGTTTCCGGTGCTGACAGAGGACTGCTCTTTGGTATGCCGATTGGTATCAAGGATAACATCGTAACAAAAGGAATCCGTACAACTTGTGCGTCTCGCATTTTAGAAAACTTTGAACCGATCTATGATGCAACCGTTGTGGAACGCTTGAATCAAGCGGATACGATCACGATCGGAAAATTGAACATGGATGAATTTGCGATGGGGTCATCAAACGAGAACTCCGGATTCCACCCAACTCACAACCCGTGGGATCTTTCTTGTGTACCAGGAGGGTCATCCGGTGCGTCTGCGGCATCCGTATCAGCGGGGGAAGTTCTTTTCTCACTGGGTTCTGATACAGGTGGCTCGATACGTCAGCCTGCTGCTTTCTGTGGTGTTGTTGGATTGAAGCCAACTTACGGACTCGTATCTCGTTACGGCTTAGTCGCGTTCGCATCATCACTGGATCAAATCGGTCCTGTAACGCGTAACGTTGAAGACAATGCATACTTGCTGCAAGCTATTGCAGGGAACGACCCGATGGATTCTACTTCTGCAAAAGTGGATATCCCAGATTACTTGGCTTCTTTTACTGGTGATGTGAAAGGGCTGAAGATTGCGGTTCCAAAAGAATACCTAGGTGAAGGTGTAGAGCCTGGCGTAAAAGAGCGCGTGATGGAAGCTTTAAAAGTACTTGAAGGACTTGGAGCGACATGGGAGGAAGTATCTCTGCCGCATTCTCGTTATGCGCTTGCAACGTACTACTTGCTGTCATCATCTGAAGCTTCTGCTAACCTTTCGCGCTTTGATGGCGTTCGTTACGGATTGCGTTCAGATAACAGCGAGAACTTGATCGAGATGTACAAGCAGTCTAGGAGCGAAGGATTTGGTGAGGAAGTAAAACGCCGCATCATGCTTGGAACGTTCGCGTTAAGCTCTGGATACTACGATGCTTATTATAAAAAAGCACAAAAAGTTCGTACGCTGATTAAAGAAGACTTTACGAACATTTTTGAAAAATACGATGTAATTATCGGACCAACAACGCCATCTGCATCGTTTAAATGTGGATCGATGACGAAAGATCCATTAACGATGTACATGAACGATATTCTAACGATTCCGGTTAACTTAGCGGGTGTGCCTGCGATCTCTGTACCATGTGGATTCTCAGATGGACTGCCGATCGGACTTCAGATCATCGGTAAACATTTTGACGAGAGCACGATTTATCGCGTAGCACATGCGTTTGAACAAGCAACAGATCATCACACAGAAAAGCCGAAGCTGTAG
- the gatB gene encoding Asp-tRNA(Asn)/Glu-tRNA(Gln) amidotransferase subunit GatB: MSEFETIIGLEVHVELKTNTKIFCGCSTNFGAPPNTNVCPICLGHPGVLPVVNHQAVDFSMRAALALNCEINRETKFDRKNYFYPDNPKAYQVSQFDKPIGENGWIEIEVGGNKKKIGITRIHMEEDAGKLTHTADGSLVDLNRQGTPLVEIVSEPDIRTPEEAYAYLEKLKAIIQYTGVSDCKMEEGSLRCDANISIRPVGQEKFGTKAELKNLNSFAFVQKGLEHEEKRQREVVSAGGEILQETRRYDEATKTTILMRVKEGSDDYRYFPEPDLVSIFIDEEWMGRVKADIPELPDARQKRYVGDFGLPEYDAKVLTMTKEMADFFEATISAGADAKQASNWIMGEVSAYLNNENKELDQTALTAEGLAGMIKLIADGTISNKIAKTVFKELIENGGDADKIVKEKGLVQISDEGAIREIVVKILDANEQSVADYKDGKEKAVGFLVGQVMKETKGKANPPLVNKLIVEELKKR; encoded by the coding sequence ATGAGCGAATTTGAAACGATAATTGGATTAGAAGTACACGTGGAATTAAAAACGAACACTAAGATTTTCTGCGGCTGTTCTACAAACTTTGGTGCACCGCCAAACACGAATGTGTGTCCGATCTGCTTAGGACATCCTGGCGTGTTGCCTGTTGTGAACCATCAAGCTGTAGATTTTTCAATGCGTGCTGCACTTGCACTTAACTGTGAAATCAATAGAGAAACAAAATTTGACCGCAAGAACTACTTTTATCCAGACAATCCGAAAGCTTATCAAGTGTCGCAGTTCGATAAGCCGATCGGTGAAAATGGCTGGATCGAGATCGAAGTGGGCGGAAACAAAAAGAAAATCGGCATCACGCGCATCCATATGGAAGAGGATGCGGGTAAGCTGACGCATACGGCAGACGGATCACTTGTCGATTTGAACCGTCAAGGAACGCCTCTTGTTGAAATCGTATCTGAGCCGGATATTCGTACGCCTGAAGAAGCTTATGCGTATCTAGAAAAGCTGAAAGCGATCATTCAATACACAGGTGTATCTGATTGTAAGATGGAAGAAGGTTCGTTGCGCTGTGACGCGAACATCTCGATTCGTCCAGTCGGTCAAGAGAAGTTCGGAACAAAGGCGGAGCTTAAGAACTTAAACTCGTTTGCTTTCGTTCAAAAAGGGTTAGAGCATGAAGAGAAGCGTCAGCGTGAAGTGGTTTCAGCTGGAGGAGAGATTCTTCAAGAGACTCGCCGATATGATGAAGCGACGAAAACGACGATCCTCATGCGTGTAAAAGAAGGATCTGACGACTATCGCTACTTCCCAGAGCCTGACCTCGTATCCATTTTTATTGATGAAGAATGGATGGGTCGTGTGAAAGCGGACATTCCAGAACTTCCTGATGCTCGTCAAAAACGTTATGTGGGTGACTTTGGTCTACCTGAATATGATGCGAAAGTATTAACGATGACAAAAGAGATGGCTGATTTCTTTGAAGCGACAATTTCAGCTGGTGCAGATGCGAAGCAAGCATCCAACTGGATCATGGGTGAAGTGAGTGCTTACTTAAACAACGAAAACAAAGAACTAGACCAAACGGCTTTAACAGCTGAAGGTCTTGCTGGCATGATCAAGCTGATCGCTGACGGAACGATCTCGAACAAGATTGCTAAGACGGTCTTCAAAGAGTTGATCGAGAACGGTGGCGACGCAGATAAAATCGTAAAAGAAAAAGGTCTCGTGCAGATCTCAGACGAAGGAGCAATTCGCGAAATCGTCGTGAAGATCCTCGATGCGAACGAGCAATCTGTTGCGGATTATAAAGACGGAAAAGAAAAAGCAGTCGGATTCCTTGTTGGACAAGTGATGAAAGAAACAAAAGGGAAAGCGAACCCTCCACTTGTAAACAAGCTGATTGTGGAAGAACTTAAAAAGAGATAA
- a CDS encoding TetR/AcrR family transcriptional regulator, whose translation MSKKQLIMESALELFAQQGFDATSVQQITEHAGISKGAFYLSFKSKDELINGLIDHFMLSLISDIDHVVKNHKASAELLYEFFQAAFHTFQKHSDFAKIFIKEQSKTPNEELISKIHQYDKLIDNIILGMLDRIYKDEISRTRYDIIYCVKGFIHTYSHLILFFDVPLDLHTLSRSLAEKTALLANHSETTFITEALYHTLNEPFHVHVTKEQLLEMVEQKIEEVEDSTLKESLDLLKQQMIEPSLSPAIVKGLILNLNNHPSCKQIAYLIQDCLKV comes from the coding sequence ATGAGTAAGAAACAACTAATTATGGAGAGTGCACTCGAACTTTTTGCACAGCAAGGGTTTGACGCCACATCAGTCCAACAAATAACGGAACATGCAGGCATCTCAAAAGGTGCATTCTATTTATCTTTTAAATCAAAAGACGAACTGATCAACGGTCTGATCGACCACTTTATGCTTAGTCTTATCTCAGATATTGACCATGTAGTCAAAAATCATAAAGCGAGTGCTGAACTATTATACGAATTCTTTCAAGCAGCGTTTCATACTTTTCAGAAGCATTCTGATTTTGCCAAGATTTTTATAAAAGAACAATCAAAAACACCGAATGAAGAACTTATCTCAAAGATCCATCAATACGATAAACTCATTGATAACATCATATTGGGCATGTTGGACCGTATATATAAGGATGAAATCTCACGTACTCGTTATGATATAATCTATTGTGTGAAAGGCTTTATTCATACGTATTCACACTTGATCCTGTTCTTTGATGTGCCACTCGATCTTCATACATTGAGTCGTTCACTTGCAGAGAAAACAGCACTGCTCGCTAACCATTCAGAGACGACGTTTATTACAGAAGCGCTTTACCATACGTTAAACGAGCCTTTTCATGTTCATGTAACAAAAGAACAACTATTAGAAATGGTAGAACAAAAGATAGAGGAAGTAGAAGATTCAACGTTAAAAGAGTCATTGGATCTTCTGAAACAGCAGATGATTGAGCCAAGCCTTAGTCCTGCTATTGTAAAAGGGTTGATCTTAAACCTGAATAATCATCCATCATGTAAGCAGATTGCTTATTTGATTCAGGATTGTTTGAAAGTATAG
- a CDS encoding efflux RND transporter permease subunit, with product MKGLVNFVLMNKLAVWLLTIIITVSGIYSGTRMNMETIPDVSIPYLMVMDVYPGATPEKVMEDVSMPIEKAVEGLEDVKAVYSNSYSNMSNLQVEYEYGIDMDEAKRELQSALDAVELPETAEEPTVTAISMNMMPVAALSVSSTKEDIVELTSTVEEIILPKIEKIDGVASAKITGQHIEEVDLTYKKEKLKQYDLTEDKVKEMIQASNMAVSLGLYEFEKGEEAVAVDGKFMTSDELKNMMVPVTPSATNPTPFVKLSEIADIKKVGKVESVSRTNGDEAIAIQIVKEQQANTVDVVNGVKELIKEEKSKVDGLVIDVSLDQGKPIEDSVATMIEKALFGGLIAVLIILLFLRDFKSTIISIISIPVSIFMALLVLNWMDITLNIMTLGAITVAIGRVIDDSIVVVENIYRRLHLKEEKLNGRALIREATIEMFKPILSSTLVTVAVFAPLIFVGGMVGELFAPFALTMTFALGASLIVAITIVPALSHFLFKKKLYSEKTESSHKETGKLAKWYKGILNKSLNHKIITSILAILLLAGSLALTPIIGFSFMGSEEDKVMYLTYTPKAGELKEETLKNVEALEEKMLKRDYIDIVQISVSDNADPMMAMAGGGEGGALMYLIFDPEMENFPEVRDEIEDYVADLGQSGEWKSQNFAASTGAENEVSYTFYSEDLNKLNKAVKMAEDAMKKNDKLEDVTSSAKDAFVEHTFNVDQNEILKYGLTTGQIVMMLNPMKADEVLTTIEKDGDTLDVIVQQEQTKQPKSVDDILARQVPTALGTTMPLSELVTVEKGTTLNTLARSKGEYYATVSGKAIGDDMSKATSEVQKDIDKLDMPKGVSVGVAGVQADMNETFTQLGAAMLAAIAIVYFILVVTFREGVAPFAILFSLPFAVIGSFVGLLIADETISVSVMMGLLMLIGIVVTNAIVLVDRIIHMEREGMSMRDAILEAGATRLRPILMTAIATIGALIPLAIGSGGGGLISKGLGVTVIGGLASSTLLTLIIVPIVYEVLSKIFKKNRKEVEEN from the coding sequence ATGAAAGGTTTAGTTAATTTTGTCTTAATGAATAAATTAGCTGTATGGCTGCTTACCATTATTATAACAGTCTCAGGTATTTATTCAGGAACACGCATGAATATGGAAACGATTCCGGATGTTTCCATTCCATACTTGATGGTGATGGACGTTTATCCTGGAGCTACTCCAGAGAAAGTAATGGAAGATGTCTCGATGCCGATCGAAAAAGCGGTAGAGGGGCTTGAAGATGTTAAAGCCGTTTATTCAAATTCTTATTCGAACATGTCTAATCTTCAAGTGGAGTACGAATACGGAATAGACATGGACGAAGCAAAACGTGAGCTCCAATCTGCACTGGATGCAGTTGAATTGCCCGAAACGGCTGAGGAGCCGACTGTGACAGCGATCAGCATGAACATGATGCCTGTTGCTGCATTAAGTGTAAGTAGTACGAAAGAGGATATTGTTGAATTAACTTCAACGGTTGAAGAGATTATTCTACCTAAGATCGAGAAGATCGATGGTGTAGCATCCGCAAAAATTACGGGTCAGCATATCGAAGAGGTAGATCTTACATATAAAAAAGAGAAGTTGAAACAGTATGATCTAACAGAAGATAAAGTAAAAGAAATGATTCAAGCAAGCAACATGGCTGTTTCATTAGGACTGTATGAGTTTGAAAAAGGGGAAGAAGCGGTTGCGGTTGATGGAAAGTTCATGACTTCAGACGAACTGAAGAACATGATGGTTCCGGTAACACCATCTGCAACAAACCCAACACCGTTTGTGAAGCTGAGTGAGATCGCGGATATTAAAAAAGTCGGTAAAGTTGAATCCGTTTCTCGAACGAACGGAGATGAAGCGATTGCCATTCAAATCGTGAAAGAGCAACAAGCTAACACGGTTGATGTTGTGAATGGTGTAAAAGAGCTGATTAAAGAAGAGAAATCCAAAGTAGATGGTCTAGTTATTGATGTGTCACTCGACCAAGGAAAACCAATTGAAGATTCAGTAGCAACTATGATTGAAAAAGCATTGTTTGGCGGATTGATTGCCGTACTGATCATCCTATTATTCCTTCGTGATTTTAAATCGACGATTATTTCAATTATCTCTATCCCAGTTTCAATCTTCATGGCGTTATTGGTGCTCAACTGGATGGACATCACGTTGAACATCATGACACTAGGAGCAATTACGGTTGCGATCGGTCGTGTAATCGATGATTCTATCGTTGTTGTAGAAAATATTTATCGACGTTTGCATTTGAAAGAAGAAAAATTAAACGGACGTGCGTTAATTAGAGAAGCAACGATTGAGATGTTCAAGCCGATCCTTTCTTCCACACTCGTAACGGTTGCGGTGTTCGCTCCGCTTATCTTTGTGGGTGGTATGGTAGGTGAACTGTTCGCGCCGTTCGCGTTAACGATGACATTTGCGCTTGGAGCATCACTCATTGTTGCCATAACAATCGTTCCAGCATTATCACACTTTTTGTTTAAAAAGAAGCTGTATAGCGAAAAGACAGAAAGCAGTCATAAAGAAACTGGTAAATTAGCAAAATGGTATAAAGGGATTCTTAATAAATCTCTTAATCATAAAATTATCACTTCTATCTTGGCGATCCTTTTACTTGCAGGAAGTCTAGCTTTAACGCCTATTATCGGTTTTAGCTTTATGGGCAGTGAAGAAGATAAAGTCATGTATCTAACTTACACACCAAAAGCCGGTGAGCTGAAAGAAGAAACATTGAAGAACGTTGAAGCATTAGAAGAAAAGATGCTAAAACGCGATTATATCGATATCGTTCAAATCTCTGTTTCAGATAACGCAGATCCGATGATGGCTATGGCCGGTGGCGGAGAAGGCGGGGCACTCATGTACCTCATCTTTGATCCAGAAATGGAGAACTTCCCAGAAGTGCGAGATGAAATAGAAGACTATGTCGCTGACCTTGGTCAATCAGGAGAATGGAAGAGTCAGAACTTCGCTGCCTCAACGGGAGCTGAAAATGAAGTCAGCTATACGTTCTACAGTGAAGATTTGAATAAACTCAATAAAGCGGTAAAGATGGCAGAAGACGCCATGAAGAAGAACGATAAGTTAGAAGATGTTACTTCAAGCGCGAAGGATGCGTTCGTCGAGCATACGTTTAACGTCGATCAAAATGAGATTCTAAAATATGGACTAACAACAGGTCAGATCGTGATGATGCTGAATCCGATGAAAGCGGATGAAGTCTTAACGACGATCGAAAAAGATGGCGATACACTAGACGTTATCGTTCAGCAGGAGCAAACGAAACAACCTAAGTCTGTAGATGATATTTTAGCAAGACAGGTACCAACAGCTCTTGGCACGACAATGCCGTTATCTGAGCTCGTTACGGTTGAAAAAGGAACAACACTTAACACCCTTGCCCGAAGTAAAGGGGAGTATTATGCTACCGTGTCTGGTAAGGCAATTGGCGATGATATGTCCAAAGCCACTTCTGAAGTCCAAAAAGACATCGATAAACTAGATATGCCAAAAGGAGTGTCAGTTGGAGTGGCGGGAGTTCAGGCTGATATGAACGAAACCTTCACACAGCTTGGAGCAGCAATGCTTGCAGCAATCGCGATCGTGTATTTCATACTCGTCGTAACATTCCGTGAAGGTGTCGCACCATTTGCGATCCTGTTCTCACTACCATTTGCTGTGATCGGTTCATTTGTCGGTCTATTGATTGCCGATGAGACGATCTCAGTATCCGTAATGATGGGGCTGTTGATGTTGATCGGTATCGTGGTAACGAATGCCATCGTACTCGTAGACCGAATCATTCACATGGAACGCGAAGGAATGAGTATGCGTGATGCGATCTTAGAAGCTGGTGCTACACGTCTTCGTCCGATCTTAATGACAGCTATTGCAACGATCGGAGCGCTGATTCCGTTGGCAATCGGCTCAGGTGGTGGCGGACTGATTTCAAAAGGTCTTGGCGTTACCGTAATCGGAGGATTAGCAAGTTCTACACTATTAACACTTATCATCGTGCCAATCGTGTATGAAGTCCTCTCCAAAATCTTTAAAAAGAATCGTAAAGAAGTAGAAGAGAATTAA
- a CDS encoding ABC transporter ATP-binding protein: MDNLLIKAQNLSKYFTDSSGVYKAVDGVSLDIQKGETLGIVGESGSGKTTLGRTIMRLYQPNHGQIWFEGKEITELKDSKLRPYQKDIQMIFQNPYESLSPRMTVGDILEEPLYIQKMGTKSERTEKAMKMLEKVGLPKTSYKKRIHEFSGGQRQRIGIARALIVDPKFVIADEPVSALDVSVQAQVLNLLKDLQTDMELTCLFISHDLSVVHYMSDRVAVMYLGHLIEMAPKEELYRNPIHPYTQSLLSSIPVPDPEKRRHHREPIILPPKPLYPPQLVHLGNDHYVSADMIQIKDFEIENQQRVISYNK; encoded by the coding sequence TTGGATAACTTATTGATTAAAGCGCAGAACCTATCAAAATATTTTACTGATAGCTCTGGTGTTTATAAAGCTGTAGATGGGGTTTCCTTGGATATTCAAAAAGGAGAAACGCTGGGCATTGTCGGAGAGTCAGGGTCGGGCAAAACAACCCTCGGGCGAACAATCATGCGATTGTATCAGCCTAATCACGGGCAAATCTGGTTTGAAGGAAAAGAGATAACCGAATTGAAAGATAGCAAGCTACGACCTTATCAAAAAGACATTCAAATGATTTTTCAAAACCCTTATGAATCCTTGAGTCCTCGTATGACCGTTGGTGATATTTTAGAAGAACCTTTATATATTCAGAAGATGGGAACGAAGAGTGAACGAACTGAAAAAGCAATGAAGATGTTAGAAAAAGTAGGTTTACCAAAAACGTCATATAAAAAAAGAATTCATGAGTTTTCTGGTGGTCAGCGCCAACGTATCGGTATTGCAAGGGCACTTATTGTTGATCCAAAGTTTGTAATTGCAGACGAACCGGTTTCCGCACTGGACGTCTCTGTTCAAGCTCAAGTCTTGAATCTACTAAAAGATCTACAAACAGATATGGAGCTAACTTGTCTTTTCATCTCACATGACTTGAGTGTTGTGCATTATATGAGCGACCGTGTTGCCGTTATGTATCTAGGCCATTTAATAGAGATGGCACCGAAAGAAGAGTTGTATCGCAACCCGATACATCCTTATACACAGTCATTATTATCATCTATTCCCGTACCTGACCCTGAAAAGCGCAGACATCATAGAGAACCGATTATTTTACCACCTAAACCATTATATCCACCTCAACTCGTGCATCTAGGAAACGATCATTATGTATCGGCCGATATGATACAAATTAAAGATTTCGAAATTGAAAACCAGCAACGAGTCATTAGTTATAACAAATAA